One window of the Nicotiana tabacum cultivar K326 chromosome 4, ASM71507v2, whole genome shotgun sequence genome contains the following:
- the LOC107815484 gene encoding putative beta-D-xylosidase 5 — protein MICNIRKKKKKKSREDMEKHFLVSPIFFIVLFTIPCNSQIHACYKSDPNTSTYGFCNTSLAYTDRAKDIVSRLTLQEKVRQLVNSASGIPRLGVPAYEWWSEALHGVSNTGPGVRFNATVPGATSLPAVILSAASFNVSLWYTLGKVVSTEARAMHNVGLAGLTYWSPNVNVLRDPRWGRAQETPGEDPLVVSKYAVNYVRGLQEVDGEEYFSSQNKLKVSSCCKHYTAYDLDNWKGIDRYHFDANVTAQDMEDTFQPPFKSCVEEGHVSSVMCSYNRVNGVPTCADPNLLKGVIRDQWSLDGYIVSDCDSIEVYYDAIHYTATPEDAVALALKAGLNMNCGDYLGKYTEKAVNLSKVDVSIIDQSLIYNYIVLMRLGFFDGDPKLQPFGNLGPSDVCTNDHQSLGIEAAKQGIVLLDNNGVLPLSPSNVKHLALIGPNANATGTMLSIYAGVPCRYTTPLQAMQKYLASITYEPGCANVQCTDSSQIKAAAKAAAAADMVVLVMGLDQSIERESLDRVNLTLPGFQEKLVKDLAKAANGSVILVIMSASPIDVTFAKNNKKIGAILWVGYPGQDGGDAISQVLFGDYNPGGRSPFTWYPQEYVDNVAMNDMNMRANASRNFPGRTYRFYNEKSIYPFGHGLSYSTFSSFIISAPSTIVVKQKTTHDSDTMLLSNLTTQALDISNLNCQSLGFSITVGVKNNGNMDGSYVVLVFWKPTNMQGGLTGAPNIQLVGFERVWVEKGKTATVTTKLDVCKDFSLADAYGKRKLVTGLHTIVVGSSSDRQVRHPFNIRLATKEEYGALLYV, from the exons ATGATTTGTaacataagaaaaaagaaaaagaaaaaatctagGGAAGACATGGAAAAACATTTTCTAGTTTCTCCAATATTCTTCATAGTTCTCTTCACAATACCATGTAATTCCCAGATACATGCATGTTATAAGAGTGACCCTAATACCAGCACTTATGGTTTTTGCAACACTTCTTTAGCTTATACAGACAGAGCAAAAGACATAGTATCGCGGTTAACTCTCCAAGAAAAAGTGCGACAGCTAGTTAACTCTGCATCAGGCATTCCCAGGCTTGGCGTGCCAGCTTATGAATGGTGGTCTGAGGCGCTACACGGGGTGTCAAACACGGGGCCTGGAGTACGTTTCAACGCAACAGTGCCTGGAGCAACCAGTCTCCCAGCTGTCATTCTTTCTGCTGCTAGTTTTAATGTTTCCTTATGGTATACTTTAGGAAAGGTTGTATCAACTGAGGCTCGGGCCATGCACAATGTTGGCCTCGCTGGATTGACCTATTGGAGCCCCAATGTCAATGTCCTTCGTGATCCCAGATGGGGAAGGGCTCAAGAAACACCAGGGGAGGACCCTCTAGTGGTCTCAAAGTATGCTGTTAACTATGTCCGAGGCTTGCAAGAAGTCGATGGAGAAGAATATTTCAGCAGTCAAAACAAGCTTAAAGTCTCGAGCTGTTGTAAACATTACACTGCTTATGATCTTGATAACTGGAAGGGAATTGATCGGTATCATTTTGACGCCAAT GTGACAGCACAGGATATGGAGGATACATTCCAGCCACCATTTAAAAGCTGTGTAGAGGAGGGTCATGTTAGCAGTGTGATGTGCTCATACAATCGCGTGAATGGAGTTCCAACTTGTGCTGATCCAAATTTGCTCAAAGGAGTGATTAGGGATCAATGGAGTCTAGACGG ATACATTGTCTCTGATTGTGACTCAATTGAAGTTTACTATGATGCAATACACTATACTGCCACACCTGAGGATGCAGTCGCCCTTGCTCTGAAAGCAG GTCTGAACATGAATTGTGGGGATTATCTAGGAAAGTATACAGAAAAAGCAGTGAATCTGAGCAAGGTGGACGTGTCTATAATTGATCAGTCACTTATATATAACTACATTGTACTAATGAGGCTTGGATTCTTTGATGGCGATCCAAAACTGCAACCATTTGGAAATCTTGGACCATCTGATGTGTGTACCAATGATCATCAGTCCTTGGGAATTGAAGCTGCAAAACAAGGAATAGTTTTGCTAGACAACAATGGAGTGCTTCCTCTGTCACCAAGCAACGTCAAACACTTGGCTCTTATAGGTCCCAACGCTAATGCCACTGGGACAATGCTAAGTATCTACGCAGGGGTACCTTGCCGCTACACCACCCCTTTACAGGCGATGCAGAAGTATTTAGCGAGCATAACATATGAGCCAGGATGTGCAAACGTTCAGTGCACTGATTCAAGCCAAATCAAAGCAGCAGCCAAGGCTGCAGCTGCAGCTGACATGGTGGTGCTTGTTATGGGGCTTGATCAATCCATCGAGAGAGAATCACTGGATAGAGTGAACTTGACATTGCCAGGGTTTCAAGAAAAGCTTGTAAAAGACCTGGCTAAGGCAGCAAATGGATCAGTCATTCTAGTGATTATGTCAGCCAGTCCTATTGATGTAACCTTTGCTAAGAATAATAAAAAGATCGGCGCAATTTTGTGGGTTGGCTATCCTGGTCAAGATGGTGGTGATGCCATTTCTCAAGTCCTCTTTGGAGATTATAATCCAG GTGGGAGGTCTCCTTTCACTTGGTATCCACAAGAATATGTTGACAATGTAGCAATGAATGACATGAACATGAGAGCAAATGCCAGTAGAAACTTTCCAGGAAGAACTTACAGATTCTATAATGAAAAATCAATATATCCATTTGGCCATGGACTAAGCTACTCAACCTTTTCTTCGTTCATAATTTCGGCGCCTTCCACCATTGTCGTAAAGCAAAAGACAACCCATGACTCAGATACCATGCTTTTATCTAACTTGACTACCCAAGCCCTTGATATTTCAAACTTGAATTGCCAGAGTTTAGGGTTTAGCATCACAGTTGGGGTCAAGAATAATGGCAATATGGATGGATCCTATGTGGTTCTAGTGTTCTGGAAGCCAACAAATATGCAAGGAGGACTTACTGGAGCGCCTAATATACAGCTGGTGGGGTTTGAAAGAGTCTGGGTGGAGAAAGGGAAGACAGCAACAGTGACAACAAAATTGGATGTCTGCAAGGATTTCAGCTTAGCTGATGCATATGGGAAGAGGAAGTTAGTTACAGGACTGCACACTATAGTTGTTGGTTCTTCAAGTGATCGCCAAGTTAGGCATCCCTTTAACATTAGGCTGGCTACAAAAGAAGAATACGGAGCTCTACTTTACGTCTAA